Proteins encoded within one genomic window of Arachis ipaensis cultivar K30076 chromosome B08, Araip1.1, whole genome shotgun sequence:
- the LOC107612838 gene encoding EIN3-binding F-box protein 1 → MSQVFGFSGGDDFCTGGSVYANPKDANIFLSLGRSVDFYYPLPKRSRISVSFDLDGDWFEQKQKTSIEALPDECLFEILRRLPAGQARSACANVSKRWLMLLSSISNSEICSNSNEKELSDKEGDDLEFGDGGFLSRSLEGKKASDVRLAAIAVGTSHRGGLGKLSIRGSNSDRGVTNLGLKAVARGCPSLKAFSLWNVSTVSDEGLIEVAEGCQKLEKLNLCKCSAISDKALIEVAKKCPNLTELSIESCPQIGNEGLQAVGKLCANLRSVSIKDCTGVGDQGIAGLLTSASVVLRKVKLESLALSDLSLAVIGHYGFSVTDLVLNCLPNVNEKGFWVMANGRALQKLTSLTIGSCRGITDAAIVAIGKGCPNVRNFRLSKCAFLSDNGLVSLTKAAPSIESLQLEECHRFTQFGFFGILFNCGAKLKVLNVVSCYGIKDLNLALPAGSPCSITSLSIRDCPGFGNANLAVLGRLCPRLKHVELSGLAGITDAGFLPLLESSEAGLVKVNLSGCLNLTDIVVISLANSHGWTLEVLNLDGCRNITDASLKAIAVNCPLLSDLDVSKCAITDAGVAALARGKQLNLEILSLSCCSSVSEKSLPALRKLGNSLTGLNIQHCSAISGRAVGMLVEHLWRCDILC, encoded by the exons ATGTCTCAAGTCTTTGGCTTTTCAG GTGGTGACGATTTTTGCACTGGGGGGTCAGTATATGCGAACCCAAAGGATGCTAACATCTTCTTGTCGCTCGGTCGATCAGTTGACTTTTACTACCCTCTTCCTAAGAGGTCTCGCATCAGCGTTTCATTTGATCTCGATGGAGATTGGTTTGAGCAGAAGCAGAAGACATCTATTGAAGCCCTGCCAGATGAGTGCCTCTTTGAGATTCTTAGGAGATTGCCTGCTGGCCAAGCTAGGAGCGCTTGCGCTAACGTGTCAAAGCGCTGGCTTATGCTTCTAAGCAGCATCTCCAATAGTGAGATTTGCAGCAACTCAAATGAAAAGGAGCTTAGTGACAAGGAGGGTGATGATCTGGAATTCGGAGATGGGGGATTCCTCTCCCGGAGCTTGGAAGGAAAGAAGGCTTCTGATGTTAGACTCGCTGCCATCGCTGTGGGGACATCACATCGTGGTGGATTGGGTAAACTTTCAATCCGTGGAAGCAACTCAGATCGTGGGGTTACTAATCTTGGTCTCAAGGCAGTTGCTCGTGGATGCCCTTCTCTGAAGGCTTTCTCTCTGTGGAACGTTTCTACTGTTAGTGATGAAGGCTTGATCGAGGTTGCTGAGGGGTGTCAAAAGTTAGAGAAGCTTAACCTTTGCAAGTGCTCCGCAATTTCCGACAAGGCTTTAATTGAAGTCGCAAAGAAGTGCCCAAATCTGACCGAGTTGTCTATTGAGTCTTGCCCTCAAATTGGCAATGAAGGTCTACAAGCTGTGGGAAAGTTGTGTGCCAATCTAAGGTCGGTCTCAATCAAGGATTGCACCGGAGTCGGTGATCAGGGAATAGCTGGCCTGTTAACTTCTGCTTCCGTTGTTCTGAGAAAGGTGAAGCTCGAGTCGCTGGCTTTATCTGATCTCTCTCTGGCAGTTATCGGGCACTATGGATTTTCGGTCACAGATCTTGTCCTCAATTGCCTTCCAAATGTTAACGAGAAGGGTTTCTGGGTTATGGCCAATGGTCGTGCGCTGCAGAAACTTACGTCCCTCACAATCGGATCCTGCCGAGGTATAACAGATGCTGCTATTGTAGCTATTGGAAAGGGTTGTCCAAATGTGAGGAACTTCCGTCTCAGCAAGTGTGCATTTCTGTCGGACAACGGGTTGGTATCATTAACCAAGGCCGCTCCATCGATCGAGAGCCTACAATTGGAAGAGTGCCACAGGTTTACCCAATTTGGGTTTTTTGGTATCCTTTTTAACTGTGGTGCAAAATTGAAGGTTCTTAATGTCGTTAGCTGCTATGGAATTAAGGATCTGAATCTGGCACTGCCAGCTGGATCTCCTTGCTCCATTACCTCACTATCAATCCGTGACTGTCCTGGATTTGGAAATGCTAATCTTGCTGTGCTTGGGAGGCTTTGCCCACGTCTTAAGCATGTCGAATTGAGTGGACTGGCAGGAATAACTGACGCAGGGTTTCTTCCACTGCTTGAGAGCTCTGAGGCTGGTTTGGTTAAAGTTAACCTTAGCGGTTGCCTGAATCTGACTGACATAGTAGTTATCTCCTTGGCCAATTCACATGGCTGGACTCTTGAGGTGCTAAACCTTGATGGCTGCCGAAACATCACTGATGCCAGCTTAAAGGCAATTGCAGTCAATTGCCCCTTGCTCTCTGATCTCGACGTTTCCAAGTGCGCCATCACTGATGCCGGGGTTGCTGCCCTTGCCCGTGGCAAACAGCTCAATCTGGAGATCCTTTCTCTGTCATGTTGCTCTTCAGTATCAGAGAAGAGCTTGCCCGcgttgaggaagcttggcaacaGCCTCACCGGACTGAACATCCAGCACTGCAGTGCAATCAGTGGCCGTGCAGTTGGCATGCTTGTTGAACATCTCTGGAGGTGTGACATCCTCTGTTGA